ATTTACCTTCGACATTGGTTATGAGCAGCCTGTCTTTGGTGGAGTTTTTGATATAAGATTCTGGAAAAACTATGCTGAAAGAGAAGCATATAATACCCGTAAATCCTCTAATCGTGTATTTTGTAAATTTTCATGAAAATTGACCCGGTTTTTTTCACGAAATTTGACCCACCCTATATAGTATCATTTTTTATTCTTTTTTCACCCCCTTTCTCAAATAATTCTTTCATCCTGTAGCTTTTCCCTGTTATAAAAAAGGGATAACAATGATGAAGAAGTCTGTCAAGTATTGCTGCTGCTATTACTTCATCTCCAAATATCT
The nucleotide sequence above comes from Thermodesulfovibrio aggregans. Encoded proteins:
- a CDS encoding ATP-binding protein — protein: MFGDEVIAAAILDRLLHHCYPFFITGKSYRMKELFEKGGEKRIKNDTI